From a region of the Epinephelus fuscoguttatus linkage group LG21, E.fuscoguttatus.final_Chr_v1 genome:
- the LOC125881482 gene encoding TLC domain-containing protein 4-B-like isoform X2: MDPFSQLILTISVTSFITFQWLFHKVSPWVSMRISSGFLNLTDKQKVEWNSRTVSTFHALLVGIFCLYILFFDDAVNEDPVWGDPTLVKTNVAITTGYLISDLLLIFYYWKAIGDKFFVIHHLAALYAYYYVLGQGMLPYFANFRLLAEFSTPCVNQRWFFEVLGYPKSSRPNMANGVAMAVVFFMVRIAVMPVYYIRMYAVYGTEAFYQVPWGGRVAWICSSICLDIMNVMWMHKIARGCYKVLRSARQSKAGAPQENGKTD; the protein is encoded by the exons ATGGACCCATTCAGCCAGCTTATTCTCACCATCTCGGTGACCAGTTTCATCACCTTCCAGTGGCTCTTCCACAAAGTCAGCCCCTGGGTGTCCATGCGCATCAGCTCCGGCTTCCTCAACCTCACTGACAAGCAGAAGGTGGAATGGAACTCAAG GACGGTGTCAACGTTTCATGCGCTGTTGGTGGGAATCTTCTGTCTCTACATCTTGTTCTTCGATGATGCCGTCAATGAAGACCCAGTCTG GGGAGATCCTACACTGGTGAAGACTAACGTTGCCATCACAACAGGCTACCTCATATCTG ATCTGCTGCTAATATTTTACTATTGGAAGGCGATAGGCGACAAGTTTTTTGTAATTCACCATCTGGCAGCGTTGTATGCTTACTACTATGTACTG GGCCAAGGAATGTTGCCTTATTTTGCTAACTTCCGTCTGCTTGCTGAGTTTTCTACACCATGTGTGAACCAACG cTGGTTCTTTGAGGTACTAGGTTATCCCAAGTCCTCCCGGCCCAACATGGCGAATGGCGTTGCCATGGCAGTAGTCTTTTTCATGGTCCGCATCGCCGTCATGCCAGTCTACTACATCCGCATGTATGCGGTCTATGGCACTGAGGCCTTCTACCAGGTCCCTTGGGGTGGCCGTGTAGCCTGGATCTGCTCCAGTATCTGCTTGGACATCATGAACGTCATGTGGATGCATAAGATCGCCCGCGGCTGTTACAAAGTGCTGCGCTCGGCACGCCAGAGCAAAGCTGGTGCACCTCAGGAGAATGGGAAGACGGATTAA
- the LOC125881482 gene encoding TLC domain-containing protein 4-B-like isoform X1 produces MIIIFGSFSLFACEWGWVAMDPFSQLILTISVTSFITFQWLFHKVSPWVSMRISSGFLNLTDKQKVEWNSRTVSTFHALLVGIFCLYILFFDDAVNEDPVWGDPTLVKTNVAITTGYLISDLLLIFYYWKAIGDKFFVIHHLAALYAYYYVLGQGMLPYFANFRLLAEFSTPCVNQRWFFEVLGYPKSSRPNMANGVAMAVVFFMVRIAVMPVYYIRMYAVYGTEAFYQVPWGGRVAWICSSICLDIMNVMWMHKIARGCYKVLRSARQSKAGAPQENGKTD; encoded by the exons ATGATTATTATCTTTGGtagtttttctctctttgcctGTGAG TGGGGTTGGGTGGCCATGGACCCATTCAGCCAGCTTATTCTCACCATCTCGGTGACCAGTTTCATCACCTTCCAGTGGCTCTTCCACAAAGTCAGCCCCTGGGTGTCCATGCGCATCAGCTCCGGCTTCCTCAACCTCACTGACAAGCAGAAGGTGGAATGGAACTCAAG GACGGTGTCAACGTTTCATGCGCTGTTGGTGGGAATCTTCTGTCTCTACATCTTGTTCTTCGATGATGCCGTCAATGAAGACCCAGTCTG GGGAGATCCTACACTGGTGAAGACTAACGTTGCCATCACAACAGGCTACCTCATATCTG ATCTGCTGCTAATATTTTACTATTGGAAGGCGATAGGCGACAAGTTTTTTGTAATTCACCATCTGGCAGCGTTGTATGCTTACTACTATGTACTG GGCCAAGGAATGTTGCCTTATTTTGCTAACTTCCGTCTGCTTGCTGAGTTTTCTACACCATGTGTGAACCAACG cTGGTTCTTTGAGGTACTAGGTTATCCCAAGTCCTCCCGGCCCAACATGGCGAATGGCGTTGCCATGGCAGTAGTCTTTTTCATGGTCCGCATCGCCGTCATGCCAGTCTACTACATCCGCATGTATGCGGTCTATGGCACTGAGGCCTTCTACCAGGTCCCTTGGGGTGGCCGTGTAGCCTGGATCTGCTCCAGTATCTGCTTGGACATCATGAACGTCATGTGGATGCATAAGATCGCCCGCGGCTGTTACAAAGTGCTGCGCTCGGCACGCCAGAGCAAAGCTGGTGCACCTCAGGAGAATGGGAAGACGGATTAA